Within Calonectris borealis chromosome Z, bCalBor7.hap1.2, whole genome shotgun sequence, the genomic segment GGCATAGCAGCCGAACCTGTGTTTGTTGGATACTGTGCCCATGAAGCAAGAGGGCAGTAACAACTGCTGCACAGACTTCCAGTTAACAACCTGAAGTGCCTCTGGGGTATGAATATATGTACATGCAGTTTGATATTTGAACAAAGACTTAacattttcactttcaaaataaagttttggaCATTCTTGTAGGAGTAAAACTGATGGGTTTTAGCTTTCATTAGAAATAGGGATTCTTCACTTCACCTGAAACATGATACCATAGTATGTATTACAAGGAATGTAATTTCCTTACATTCTAAAGTTGAGGGAAAATAAAGCTAAGACCTATTTAAATAAAGAGCAAActatctttttatttcaaagtttattGTATCATTTGCCACTTTCCTATGTAACCAGATAATTGCGAATCAGAACTGACTTGTAACACATAGCAAATCAGAACCATTCTAGCTTAAATCACTCATTcctaaaggtaaaaaaaaaatcctccctcaACATACTCCAAAGTGGTAGGTAGGGATCACTGTCCTGGGAGAACTCTGTATTTTTTGCACAGATCTTACTCAATTTGCAGAAGCATCCATTCTACTTACTTGCTAAAGCAAACTCAGGTAGAAGTTACACCCAGTCCTGAACTCTGGTTCAAACTGGTTTCTAACAATACAGGAAGTAATACTCAGAATTGTACAGTTTAAAATGCTTATTGATCATATTCTTTTATTCAGCTGAAAACAAATCAAGATACAGATTGCCAAAACTGTAAACTTATTTCATTTATAGACATAAACTTCACAAACTTTACTTACTGAAGTAAGCAACAATCCTAATGGCACATTCAAGTGCACTTAGTGCTTATTTCTATGAAGAGGATTTGCATCACTTCTCAGTGCAGATACCTGTAAGATAAGAATTTGCAAAGCAGCAAAGTGTGGTTGCATCTCTGGTTCAGCTGCTTTGCAATTACAAGGCTGTGCCAGAAGAACACAGTCTCTTGAACCTTCCCTTGGACGGTTAAAAGCACAGTCTGCTCATACAGCATCATTTACCACAACCAATTGGTCCCAGAAGAACCCTGGGATACATAAATAGGCTCCTGAAAATATTGTAACAGGGAGGATAGAAAGTATCTTCATTGTTCTACAGAGTAAAATGATCACACCAGCCCCATCCTCTTCTGAAGAAGTGCACTTTGCTCTTGACTGTTCAGGGCTTGGTAACTGGCAAGCTCCAACGTGAAGGTTGCTGAGCCTGATGTTAGCGAACGCAAAACTGTTGAGTAGCCCTGGACAAGATGAAGGACATATGTCACTCAATTTAGGATAAAGGGAAGATAAGTTAGCACAGAGAGCTGCTTaggtcagagagagagagagaggggtaTACTGCAACGTGCTAGtaagttaattttttaatattactaTATTAAAAGTGCAATACATACATGAGTCAACCTaataatgtacttttaaaaaacctATTCTCTGTAAAAGCTGTTTTAATAGTATTTACTACGTCTCTGACTTACAGTTGAAAATATGCTGGTTTAACAAATCTGAATCAGGCAGAAAAACACTACTAGATTTGTGGGCACTTGCTTTAGACCttcaataattaaaatacatcCATTCCAAACTTACTCATCCATAACAACAGGAAAAGTGAACTGAAGCCtaattatttttaagcatataAACAAAGATCACATTTGCATTTTACCATTAATAAGATAATCACATACCATCGTTTCTGCTAGTGGAACAGCAGCAACCACAACTCTGTTATCTTGACGACTCTGGATTTCCTGAATACTACCTCTCCGCTGTGCAAGGTCAGCAAGTGCTGCACTGAGATGATCTTCACTTACCGTGATTTCTAGGTTCATCACGGGCTCCAGTATTTGTATACCAGCTTTTTTCAAAGCCTATGTGGAAAGGGAGttatgttgactttttttttttaaaaagagaattgaCATAATAAGTACTTATGTAACTGAAGCTAACACTGCCTCTCAAATTCTCTACTTCCAAAAGCTATAAAGTCCCCAGTGAGAGCATTACACTGTCAGAGAAGAACAATTAGCAGATACTGGTATACATACATTTTCCCAGTAGTATATCATGCTCCTGTGTTGTACGGCAGCTTACAGTTTCACTGTACCTTTTGCAAGCAACGGGAGACACAGGCTGATATCATCGTGTGGGAGGTGTCAGGATGCACTGTCAGTGATTGCACTGTCACATCTATATCCTGAACTGGGAATCCAAGCAAAGGTCctaggaacaaaagaaagaaagaaaggtgggtggggggaaaaagaggcacatttgtttttcagaatattAAGACACATGCAAAAAAGTTTCAGGATTAATTTGGAGCTTCTCacttccctctttcccctcttcttccccttcctcccgccAAGGGCATGACTACTGGTCTTGTTCCTCATTTTGTGATTTTGTCATTACCTAGCTTGGCCAGAGGAGACAAAGGAATGCAGACTCATACTTTCTTACTCTCTTTACCAAAAGCACAGATAATTTTCAGAACCAGAAGTTCCCAAGTGtgcttgttattttttaataacgTTACGGTATCTAAAACTTGTCTGTTGAAACAAGACCTCATTTGAAAAAGTAATGAAACCTTTTAACCAGAAGCCAGAATATCttctctattttccttttcaacACAATGTGATCACTGTAAATCCTGATACTAACCCATGACCAAAACTCAGGGTTAACTCAAGTCCATGAGGGATGAGCCACATCTAGTGTCCTAGGTAGGTTATCTCCCTCCAACCCAGGACTCTCAACCAGACCAAAAACTGTATTAGACTGGATGGGAGGCCTGAACcacatctaagaaaaaaaacacataggTTTTTTCCTACAGAGAAAATggccagatcttttttttttttttcttttttttaaaagcacttaatggcatgaaatttaggCTGGAGACAGCACAGTTCTGAAGTGTCTTCAAGGAGCATGAAGAAAGCACACAGTCAAGACTCATTCCACAGCCAGAGATGAGAGATGCTTTCCAACTCAACAAGCAACATGGAAAAAACACCTCATGCTACTGCTTCTAGAGTAATTCTCATTTATCAATCCACTGCCTGTTAATTTTACTGTAAAGGAGAGTTCTTTGGCCACCACTTATTAAGTACTTCCTATTTTTAATCAAACGTAAAGGACGCTTTTAGTCCTTCAGAAAGACTATACTTTGCAATTAGGTAAGGCTCTTTATTGTATACTTTCATGGATTTAACatatttgaaaatcaaaaaaaacccatcagtaACTCTAATAGAAGTGTGGTATGTACATGTTGGCCTCCAAAACCACTTCTGTCACAAAACTGTCGTTTACGTGATGTCATCAAGTATATACCTTATCTCTTATACCagattaaaaagcaaaccaaaagaaCCCAAGCTCACTATTGATGACTGAGAAGAAATCAACCTTAAAACCAAAGGCATGCTGACTTCCATTCCTGGCATAGGGAAAGGAATGTTTGGCAGTTTTTGTAGTTAaggaaatttcagaatttttctttgcatCTAGTATTACTGTCTTTTAGTTTTCAAGCTACCAAGGAGTTTTTCCTCCTAGAAACATATTAAATTGCTTCTTACAAAAATGTTAGACCAGTATAGCTGTCATAGCACTTCCTTTACCTTGAATGCATGAATTTGTGATTCCATTTTCTATAGCTCCTTGGAGCTCTTCGGGTAGCACTTCAATGACACTCGCAGCATACTCGATTGCAGGTTTTGTCATTGCTTTCTCCCCTAACCTGGGCCTCACCTCTAACTCTGCCGTTACAAAGTGTCGTTTATCTCCTACTGTTTTGTCCAATAtatctgcggggggggggaaaaaaagctaaaaaaacatttgggaaaaaaacaaatacataaaattcatCTGAAAGTTACTCATTTCAAGtacataaaaccagaaacaagaTGTTCCTTCCATTCACTCAGTTCACCTGTAGCTTGGGCAGCATTTAGGATGGTTTCTCTGTATGCTATTTGAAGAGGTCCCAAATAAGTTTCAATTCCATATTCACGTTTGATTCGGTCATGAATGATCTCTATGTGCAGTTCTCCCATGCCACAAAGAATAGTCTAGTAAAAAGAGAGttaagagagaagaggaaaaacacgCAAAACTCAGGTTTTAATACAAACTGTTTAAGCAAGGACTTGCACGCTTTTAATAGTCTCTTAGAAAGATTTCAAATTCTATGGAGCCTAGAGAGAAAACAGGAGTGCTTTAGGTCATCTGACATCAACACCGTATAAGTGAGAGGGTAATTACCACTACTGTGACCGCTATAAAAAAGGTCATACCTTATCTTAAAGATTATGtaattcaaactttttaaaatacagaactgTCAAAAACATGCGGAGCACAGGATGACTTCCTCTACTTTGTAAAGCACAGGTGCACAAGGCTCCATTTTAGTTTCATGCACAGAACTTTGTACATATATAATACGAACATTTAGAGAGTCCTTTTTATTCAAGAAAATCTCAATATGCAAATGAACTAACTGAAGAGTGGTCTTGACAGTTCTAAAATAAAGCTTGGTTATAAGGTGAACAATAGAAGATTCATCTTACTTGTCCAGTGTCAGGATCTAGCTTCACTTTTAAACTTGGATCTTCACGCTGAAGGCAGCTTAATGCATTATCCAAGTCTGTACATAAATATCAAATACATTATATCTAAAGAGACTTCAGTAATTTGAGAATCACTATGAACGTCTAAACATCACTTTCCTCATAAGGTCAAATCTTATTCTCAGAAGGAGCCAAAAGAGCCCTAGAGAAGCATAGATTTTGGCAAACAAAGTCAAGTCAAATTACAAGCAACTTGCAACTTCAGAGTCTCTCCAACAAATTAACTGCACACTACAGAGtgctttaatttaattattaaaaatatcattttcAGAGTGGTATCTTGTATGAAGACAGAATAGAACCTGTAAGTGTTTCATCAAGTCAGTAAAAAGTATCGCTCCCTTTTTACAGGTAAGAAAAATTGTCAACTAACTGACACATATGATTTGCCTAAATATTTCCAAGATGAGTTCAACATGAAAAGGttcaaatgcaaattatttttttctgattttccccATTATCTTAACTGGTGAGGAAAGCGGCTACAGAATCATAAACTCACAGCTGAGACTGCATTTATCTACCTTACAGTCcttgaaaaaaccaaaaaccaaaaaaactcccaCAAAACAGGAACACCTTACAACCCAGTGGCTCAGCCTGCAGACATACTGCTCCAAATCTGCATTTGACCTTGCTCCATTTCATCATACTACACTGGTACTTGTCCTTCCTCCCCTTCGCCCCCAACCAAGCTCAGCTCTGTTGGAATGAAGGTACAGAGTTTTACGTATGTATTTCCAAAGAGAGTCGAATGGAACCAAGTTCTCTGATACAGGTTCTTTGGAAAGGCAGTAAGATTACAGGTCACACTGCATGGGTGAACCCTAACTAGGCACACGGAAGTCTTGGTAAGTGAAGACTTTACACCACAGAGTAAAACTGCAAGtgctgactggaaaaaaaaaaaacccaaaccccacgtTTCAAGGTTATTTATACTCAGGACACTATGTACAGCAGACCAGCGTGACTGCAGCAAAACTAAGCATGACAGTAGGAAATGAAAGTGCCTCCATCTCATCTTTCAAAATGAAGAACTACTACTGCTAGACACAAAAACTAGAAAAGTACTACTACTGATACTGCTTGACGTAGTAATAGCAAAGGATACTGACAACcacaatataaaatatatcatctgtGCAAAAATGGCCTTATTAGATCACTGATTGATAAATCTGTGCAACTCACTCATGTCAACCAGGTGTGCATGGATTGGGGACAAGCATTGTTCCTTACATAGGAGAATATGGTTATGCTTGGATATCTCATTGGAATGTCTTATCATATTCTTAGGTAGCTATGTTGTACCTTGTTGTTTCGCCATTGAAGGAGGTTCAATTGTACAGAAGAAGACAGGGTCAGGGATCTCAACGCCTGCCAGCAGAAGGCTCTCTACGTCACTGGTAGacctcttctctcccccagcaTCCCTTCCAGCTCGgcgtgctgcagctgctgctgaagcctTTGATGACACTATAGTATCTCCAGTGGCACTCTATAGGTCAACACCCAGTGACCCACCAGACACAGGAGGGGGAAaagaggggatgtggggggaaaaaaaaaaaccacaccacacccAAAACCACAAACCCTGACCATTTCTCTTCCTCAAAACCACTTGTGCTAAACTCcacttatttacttatttataaaCAATTACTGTAACTTCTCTCTTCAGATAACCAAAGtgatctggaaaaggaaaagcagtgctCAAATTTAGACTAACATTTCTTCGGCCAGttcactgcattttaaatctaatttacCAGTCAAGATATAAAGCCACAAAGAACAGTATTGGTAAATGAAAATTTGCTTATGCATGCCAAAGTTGGttacattttagaaaatctgTGCAAATGAGATCTATGCAGCCTGTTCAGACAATAAGCATGGAATTAGTAAACTTACAGAAGCAAGCATGAAACAAACTTATTTGAACTTGAGTTCAAAAGAACTGTTGCTTTTGGGTAACTTAATTGGAACATCACTCTCCTTCCCCATAGAAGGGGGGGGGGTCTCTCCACGGCATTAGATTGTATTTTAAGACTTACAATGTAAATACTCAGAACCCTACTAAAACACACCTTCAGTTTTCAGTCCTTTCCATGTAATCAGCACGGCATCTCCCAGGTCAAATACTGACATTTCTATattgtaatatttcattttaggagGAAGTACATGTACGTGTACTTCAAATAAAGCAAGTTTACATATGTTATAACAATCAAGAACACGTGTGAGATACAATACCATAGAGGTAGAAAGCACACTAGTAAAACAAGCTGCCTTATAGAATCAGTATTTTCCATTACCTGTTTTAACCCAACAGTAAGGGCAATGTTGCCAGGCATTAGTGATGGTATTTCAATTTGCTGATCAGCAAAAGGCAGGAGCAGCCGGCTTATTCTCTCCCTGAAAAGGAAATTCTTGAATTACTCAGGACTTTTAACAGACACTCCAATGCTACACTAAACTACATCTCTATCTTACTCACGTGCAACTTTTGTTAATATTGTATATAGCTGATTGAGGTTTCAGTGAACCTGAGTAAACACGAACAAAAACTAGTGGTCCACGACATTTATCATGGAGAACTTTAAATGCTAGGGCACACAGGTCATCCTTGTACCATtgtctgcaaaataaaaagcacaacaaaaagcaTGCTTGTAGGATTAATCCACTCAAACTTATATTTACCTAAATTTCCACTCATTTAAGAAGCAATATGTTTCTTATTGTAATATTAAGAGGCAGATTTTTAAAATCGTAATTTATACCAGAAAATATTAACCTAAGCAGTTTCAGCTCCAGTAGGATATGTAAGATGTCATGTGACTCAGCCAATACTGAAGATGATCCCTAGACCCCAATTCTGTAAAATGGTAGTATCCTTAGATTAAAAATAGGCTTTAGAACTCTAAAGTGCAAGTTTGGCAACTGGAGATAAATGCATACAATTCCAGTTGCACTAACCAAAGCAGGTTCAGTACTCAAGTGTATTTTTATGTCCGCACATCTTTACTGTTATTTAATACCTAAAAAgagtaaatgtttttaaagatatgaatgctttgttgatatttttcattttcttcttttatgttttcctacttatttttgctttttcctgaccctcccttttttccttgtaCTTACAGAAACCCATATGAACGTTCATTAGGCGCAGGCAAGTACATAGTAACAGCATCCAGTAATGGCTGCACTCCTTTGTTCTTCAGTGCACTGCCACAGAGTATAGGTACCGCTTTCTGAGCTAGTGTGACTCTGCGGATAGCAGACTGTAACtgcaaaaagaattattttctgttaacATGCAAATTACAATTTAGCCTTAAATTGCATCAGATATTGCTAACAAATCCCCAAAAGTTAAGAAGTATGTTTGCAAATATAACATCACTCATCCGAACTCCATTCCATTCCTCCCTTTAATAAGCTCCAAGCCATAAATCCAAATGTTTAGATGCTAAAACAGAAGACGCTGCTTTTAAGATCTTCATGCAGATCTGCAGctgttcttgttctttttctaacAGTCCTTTTAATTCAGGATGTTGTACCTCACCACTTGCAACGTGCAGTGTCTGAAGATCCAACCAATTCATAGCAGTTGAGATGCTACTTTTGTTAGTAAGAATCAGCAGCTCGAACACAAACTGCAGACTCTACTTGAAAATTCCATTCACCTTTCCCTAAACGCTTTTGCAGCAGCCTAACTTTCAAGAAAAAACTTTCCTGGCCAAAGGTACTCTGCTTTTAAAGTTGTGCCTAGCATGTCTGAGAATCATAGTTAGTGCATTATTGTATAAAATTCATACTAAGCTTGAAGATACTTTGTCCTAAATTCACAGTACTGTAAATTCACTACAAAAgctggtaagattttttttgttgataaaaaatgcacatctgcaaaattataatctgcatgtgccaaaggaagaaaaacccagCCCTTCAGAATAACAGCTAGTAAAAacttttttataaataatgaaatgtaaaaattacCTTGTCAGCTGGTATTAAGTCAAAATTTTCACTATATTCTCCTAGAACCAGTTCAGCAAATTCATCATCCAGATCTGCAACCTTCAACAGAATAGTTCATTATTTGGCATATAGCAGTTTCACAGATAAGTCAAAAATTTCAGTTATTTAGAAAACATAGCTAAACAGAGCACGAACAAAGCCTTTAAAGACATCAGAGATCATAAACTCAAGCcacagaaaattacagaaatgaagGTTTCAAGAAAGGACAGGgcgaaaaaaaacagaaaatcaacCCATAAAGCTGCTGTCAGGCAAAACATCAGTGGGAGAGACAATGCTCATACCTCTCCCTGAAACTGAAAAAGCTTTGACCTTCTTTATGGCAAAGGCTTGTAGGTCCAAGAGC encodes:
- the GFM2 gene encoding ribosome-releasing factor 2, mitochondrial isoform X3 gives rise to the protein MLRIMRKFLVNALKSSSLCNEYVYFRKTKMRVVSVTQQNCSLRSYSSAPGDVKSLRSVINPHISRIRNIGIMAHIDAGKTTTTERMLYYSGYIRTLGDVDDGDTVTDFMVQERERGITIQSAAVTFDWKDYRINLIDTPGHVDFTVEVERCLRVLDGAIAVFDASAGVEAQTLTVWRQADKHQIPRICFLNKMDKNRASFTYAVESIKQKLKIKPLLLQLPIGEAKTFRGLVDVVTKEQIIWKPTSDLDDGKNFEQKVLLETDDPNLFQEVQDARNTLIEQVADLDDEFAELVLGEYSENFDLIPADKLQSAIRRVTLAQKAVPILCGSALKNKGVQPLLDAVTMYLPAPNERSYGFLQWYKDDLCALAFKVLHDKCRGPLVFVRVYSGSLKPQSAIYNINKSCTERISRLLLPFADQQIEIPSLMPGNIALTVGLKQSATGDTIVSSKASAAAAARRAGRDAGGEKRSTSDVESLLLAGVEIPDPVFFCTIEPPSMAKQQDLDNALSCLQREDPSLKVKLDPDTGQTILCGMGELHIEIIHDRIKREYGIETYLGPLQIAYRETILNAAQATDILDKTVGDKRHFVTAELEVRPRLGEKAMTKPAIEYAASVIEVLPEELQGAIENGITNSCIQGPLLGFPVQDIDVTVQSLTVHPDTSHTMISACVSRCLQKALKKAGIQILEPVMNLEITVSEDHLSAALADLAQRRGSIQEIQSRQDNRVVVAAVPLAETMGYSTVLRSLTSGSATFTLELASYQALNSQEQSALLQKRMGLV
- the GFM2 gene encoding ribosome-releasing factor 2, mitochondrial isoform X1; its protein translation is MPERRLLPPGSARSGRQGGTAGERFGVGERKKGSAFRRYGGCPGWGRARGASRGLAALKLFIRRPQVARRLAEQRPSGRCVLLPAPPSSFKIRKAICTSPIGTALETRARMLRIMRKFLVNALKSSSLCNEYVYFRKTKMRVVSVTQQNCSLRSYSSAPGDVKSLRSVINPHISRIRNIGIMAHIDAGKTTTTERMLYYSGYIRTLGDVDDGDTVTDFMVQERERGITIQSAAVTFDWKDYRINLIDTPGHVDFTVEVERCLRVLDGAIAVFDASAGVEAQTLTVWRQADKHQIPRICFLNKMDKNRASFTYAVESIKQKLKIKPLLLQLPIGEAKTFRGLVDVVTKEQIIWKPTSDLDDGKNFEQKVLLETDDPNLFQEVQDARNTLIEQVADLDDEFAELVLGEYSENFDLIPADKLQSAIRRVTLAQKAVPILCGSALKNKGVQPLLDAVTMYLPAPNERSYGFLQWYKDDLCALAFKVLHDKCRGPLVFVRVYSGSLKPQSAIYNINKSCTERISRLLLPFADQQIEIPSLMPGNIALTVGLKQSATGDTIVSSKASAAAAARRAGRDAGGEKRSTSDVESLLLAGVEIPDPVFFCTIEPPSMAKQQDLDNALSCLQREDPSLKVKLDPDTGQTILCGMGELHIEIIHDRIKREYGIETYLGPLQIAYRETILNAAQATDILDKTVGDKRHFVTAELEVRPRLGEKAMTKPAIEYAASVIEVLPEELQGAIENGITNSCIQGPLLGFPVQDIDVTVQSLTVHPDTSHTMISACVSRCLQKALKKAGIQILEPVMNLEITVSEDHLSAALADLAQRRGSIQEIQSRQDNRVVVAAVPLAETMGYSTVLRSLTSGSATFTLELASYQALNSQEQSALLQKRMGLV
- the GFM2 gene encoding ribosome-releasing factor 2, mitochondrial isoform X2; the encoded protein is MPERRLLPPGSARSGRQGGTAGERFGVGERKKGSAFRRYGGCPGWGRARGASRGLAALKLFIRRPQVARRLAEQRPSGRCVLLPAPPSSFKIRKAICTSPIGTALETRARMLRIMRKFLVNALKSSSLCNEYVYFRKTKMRVVSVTQQNCSLRSYSSAPGDVKSLRSVINPHISRIRNIGIMAHIDAGKTTTTERMLYYSGYIRTLGDVDDGDTVTDFMVQERERGITIQSAAVTFDWKDYRINLIDTPGHVDFTVEVERCLRVLDGAIAVFDASAGVEAQTLTVWRQADKHQIPRICFLNKMDKNRASFTYAVESIKQKLKIKPLLLQLPIGEAKTFRGLVDVVTKEQIIWKPTSDLDDGKNFEQKVLLETDDPNLFQEVQDARNTLIEQVADLDDEFAELVLGEYSENFDLIPADKLQSAIRRVTLAQKAVPILCGSALKNKGVQPLLDAVTMYLPAPNERSYGFLQWYKDDLCALAFKVLHDKCRGPLVFVRVYSGSLKPQSAIYNINKSCTERISRLLLPFADQQIEIPSLMPGNIALTVGLKQSATGDTIVSSKASAAAAARRAGRDAGGEKRSTSDVESLLLAGVEIPDPVFFCTIEPPSMAKQQDLDNALSCLQREDPSLKVKLDPDTGQTILCGMGELHIEIIHDRIKREYGIETYLGPLQIAYRETILNAAQATGPLLGFPVQDIDVTVQSLTVHPDTSHTMISACVSRCLQKALKKAGIQILEPVMNLEITVSEDHLSAALADLAQRRGSIQEIQSRQDNRVVVAAVPLAETMGYSTVLRSLTSGSATFTLELASYQALNSQEQSALLQKRMGLV